DNA sequence from the Patescibacteria group bacterium genome:
AGTGACATATGTTTTTTTAAAAATTCGACATTTCGACGTGACGGCTCAAATGCAAAAACCTTGCCCTCCTTCATATATTTATTCGCCAAAAGAGAATAATATCCAACATTAGATCCGATATCAAAAACAACTTTGGCATCCACAACGCTTGAAATAAAAAGTTTTACCTTTTTCTTTTCAAAGCTGCCGAAATAAAAGGAAGGAGCTGACGAAAAATAATCCCATTTATGACCCCGCAATTCCCCAGTTAAAATAGATGAAATCTTACCCCTCTTTTTAAGAGAATTAAATAAACCAATAATAATCTTTTTCATTAATGAAACTAAATAATTTTTCATAATATTTTTTTTAAATTAATTTATATAAATTCTCATATCCCAAATGAAATAGACCGTCAATTATAGAAAGGTTAGGCACAAACTCTTTACCAAATTGCGTATAGACTGGATGATTAAATTTTTGCCAAATAATTTTTAAACCCTCTTTTTCACAGCGTGCCTCATCTAAATAACTGCGAGCACCGCCACCACTAATATAAGTGTCGCAACCAACTGAGCGACAAATTTCAATTATTCCATCAGTACTTTTTTTGGCTCTATCAATAGAAAGCTCACTACTTGATATGATTTTTTTTGCAGGATCAAACTTTTTAAAAATCATTTTCAATAACGCGGTATTTATATCCGTCAATTTTGCCAAATTTTCATCCAAATAAATTTTTTCCAAATCAGCGTAGATTTCCTTGAAAAAAGGTGCCTTGCGATATGTTTGCTGGATTAAGCCAAGGTGTTTTTTTACAAAATCACGATTGGCGATTTTTGCCTCGAGAATTAAATCACCCAGGTGAATCGAAACGGGAATGGTTATCCAGGCACCCTGATCACCGACTTTA
Encoded proteins:
- a CDS encoding WbqC family protein translates to MICTIHQPNFLPYLGFFNKFKQADVFVLYDTAQYSKNDYHNRNQIKVGDQGAWITIPVSIHLGDLILEAKIANRDFVKKHLGLIQQTYRKAPFFKEIYADLEKIYLDENLAKLTDINTALLKMIFKKFDPAKKIISSSELSIDRAKKSTDGIIEICRSVGCDTYISGGGARSYLDEARCEKEGLKIIWQKFNHPVYTQFGKEFVPNLSIIDGLFHLGYENLYKLI